The following proteins are co-located in the Desulfoscipio sp. XC116 genome:
- a CDS encoding radical SAM protein has protein sequence MQLLYADEQGRMYDHALGAVGRTGDRLVEITDEDMVELPPGASLTLLPDSSPVGMNKRGDFKLLRRVSRGGGSALAVGALLPQGYTRTLLPGYSRRADRPLPLLGYAAVGWRAGRVYVAAVRTDDPDRWDPKHYNAENLPQLVRNRLDRSPHNRVLAQMAHCALEYSCYTAQNIFYSRWEGGLPMSPACNARCLGCISLQPAQCCPSPQTRLTFCPTHAEAVEVARHHLLHAPEGIISFGQGCEGEPALAAEDIAQVINSVRRETGRGTINMNSNAGYTRGVEKICRSGLDSLRVSLISAREQVYHAYYRPRDYRLADVAESIRTARSLGVYVSLNLLVLPGLNDRDVEIEALVNFIEENDVNKVQLRNLNIDPDYLYSRVPADGEIWGIGRLIEALREVSGLELGNFSKPVTW, from the coding sequence ATGCAATTACTATATGCCGATGAACAAGGCCGCATGTACGATCATGCGCTGGGGGCGGTGGGGCGTACGGGAGATCGTTTAGTGGAAATAACGGACGAAGATATGGTGGAATTGCCGCCGGGGGCTTCTCTAACGTTATTGCCCGACAGTTCTCCCGTGGGCATGAATAAGCGCGGGGATTTCAAGCTGCTGCGGCGGGTGTCCCGCGGGGGCGGCTCTGCCCTGGCTGTGGGCGCCCTGCTGCCCCAGGGGTACACCCGCACCCTGTTGCCCGGTTACAGCAGACGGGCGGACCGGCCGCTGCCCTTGCTGGGATATGCGGCGGTAGGCTGGCGGGCGGGCCGGGTCTATGTGGCGGCGGTCCGCACCGATGACCCGGACCGCTGGGACCCCAAACATTATAATGCGGAGAATTTGCCGCAGTTGGTGCGCAACAGATTGGACCGGTCGCCGCACAACCGGGTATTGGCTCAGATGGCCCACTGTGCCCTGGAATACAGCTGTTATACAGCTCAAAATATTTTTTACAGCCGCTGGGAGGGCGGCCTGCCCATGTCTCCGGCCTGTAATGCCCGCTGCCTGGGCTGTATATCGCTGCAGCCCGCCCAATGCTGTCCTTCTCCCCAGACCCGGCTGACTTTTTGCCCCACTCATGCCGAAGCGGTGGAGGTGGCCCGGCATCACTTGCTGCACGCCCCGGAGGGGATTATCAGCTTTGGCCAGGGCTGCGAGGGTGAGCCGGCGCTGGCGGCGGAGGATATAGCGCAAGTAATCAATTCGGTACGCCGGGAAACCGGCCGGGGTACCATTAATATGAACAGCAACGCGGGCTATACCCGGGGAGTGGAGAAAATTTGCCGCTCCGGACTCGATTCACTGCGGGTTAGTCTGATCAGTGCCCGGGAACAGGTTTATCATGCCTACTATCGTCCACGGGATTATCGATTGGCTGATGTAGCCGAATCCATCAGGACGGCTCGCTCTCTGGGCGTTTATGTGTCGCTCAATCTGTTGGTGCTGCCCGGCTTGAACGACCGGGACGTTGAAATTGAGGCATTGGTTAATTTTATTGAAGAAAATGATGTTAATAAGGTGCAGCTGCGCAATTTGAATATCGACCCCGACTATTTATATAGCCGGGTACCCGCTGATGGCGAAATATGGGGGATTGGTCGGCTCATCGAAGCGCTGCGGGAGGTGTCGGGACTTGAGCTGGGTAATTTTTCAAAACCGGTCACTTGGTGA
- a CDS encoding M23 family metallopeptidase yields the protein MLTVRRKYIITAGLAALLVAGCLAAVHQPAQARLDELLSSDKPYLAAPASEQTKQPSDRPAVAVPRVYVVRNGDTLSQVALRHGLDADRLAEINGLRDADRIVKGQVLMLPGNAIPYQVGKGETLSSIALRFGCSEDELVKMNQLRHPDCLLTGQQLMIPAGQGGGDSQVSRGLPLSQLSWPAVGWISSPYGMRNGAMHEGIDIAADQGQPVRAAKDGKIVFAGPRGTYGIAVIIDHGNGLRTLYAHNSRVLVSEGQRVSAGQRIALIGSTGRSTGPHLHFEVLLNGIPVDPLLCLERAYA from the coding sequence ATGTTAACAGTCAGACGTAAATATATAATAACCGCGGGTTTGGCCGCCTTGCTGGTGGCGGGTTGCCTTGCCGCTGTGCATCAACCGGCCCAGGCCAGGCTGGACGAGCTTTTAAGCTCGGATAAGCCATATCTTGCAGCACCGGCATCCGAGCAGACGAAGCAGCCATCCGACCGGCCGGCAGTGGCTGTGCCGCGGGTTTATGTTGTGCGCAACGGGGATACCTTAAGCCAGGTTGCCCTGCGGCATGGCCTTGATGCCGACCGGCTGGCCGAGATCAATGGCCTGCGCGATGCGGATCGTATCGTTAAAGGGCAGGTACTCATGCTGCCCGGCAATGCGATACCTTATCAGGTAGGTAAAGGAGAAACGCTTAGCTCTATTGCTTTGCGGTTCGGATGCTCGGAAGATGAGCTGGTGAAGATGAATCAACTGCGTCACCCGGACTGTCTATTGACCGGGCAACAGCTAATGATTCCCGCCGGCCAGGGTGGGGGAGACAGTCAAGTTTCCCGTGGATTGCCCTTAAGCCAGCTTAGCTGGCCCGCGGTGGGCTGGATAAGCTCCCCGTATGGCATGCGTAACGGCGCTATGCATGAAGGCATTGATATCGCCGCCGATCAGGGACAGCCGGTGCGGGCGGCTAAAGATGGAAAAATCGTATTTGCCGGTCCGCGAGGCACCTACGGCATTGCCGTAATTATTGATCACGGCAATGGGCTGCGCACTCTCTACGCGCATAACTCCCGTGTGCTGGTAAGTGAAGGACAGCGGGTATCCGCAGGCCAGCGTATCGCTCTGATAGGCAGCACCGGCCGCTCCACCGGCCCGCACCTGCACTTTGAAGTTTTGCTGAACGGTATCCCGGTTGATCCGCTGCTCTGTCTTGAGCGTGCTTATGCCTAA
- the rho gene encoding transcription termination factor Rho produces MNYNELENKTLAELYALAKELELTGCSRLRKKELVAEIVRAQMEKSELQHSSGVLEILPDGYGFLRPGHFLRSYDDIYVSSSQIRRFDLRTGDLVAGQIRGPKDTERYSALLRVGQVNNADPEEAAKRLHFAGLTPLFPQERITLETDKDRLSTRIIDLIAPIGKGQRGLLVSPPKAGKTVLLKAIANSVTTNHPEIYLIVLLIDERPEEVTDMERSVRGDVISSTFDEPPENHVRVADLVLERAKRLVEHGRDVLILLDSITRLARAHNLVVPPSGRTLSGGVDPSSLHRPKRFFGAARNLEEGGSLTILATALVETGSRMDDVIFEEFKGTGNMELILDRRLAERRLFPAVDVLRSGTRREDLLLSKDELELNWYFRKATAGLSPAEALEHITERLKKTKSNGDLLRAFRNIRGQKTIPSGTASL; encoded by the coding sequence TTGAATTATAATGAATTGGAAAATAAAACATTGGCGGAATTGTATGCCTTGGCCAAGGAACTTGAGCTCACCGGGTGCTCCCGGTTGCGTAAAAAAGAATTGGTTGCTGAAATTGTCAGGGCGCAGATGGAGAAAAGCGAGCTGCAGCATTCCAGCGGTGTGTTGGAGATACTTCCGGACGGTTACGGTTTTTTAAGACCCGGCCATTTTTTGCGCAGTTATGATGACATTTATGTTTCATCTTCCCAGATCAGACGATTTGACTTGCGTACCGGTGACCTGGTAGCCGGGCAAATCCGCGGTCCCAAGGACACTGAACGCTATTCGGCATTGTTGCGTGTTGGGCAGGTTAACAATGCCGACCCCGAGGAAGCTGCCAAAAGACTGCATTTTGCCGGACTTACCCCTCTATTCCCCCAAGAGCGGATTACTCTGGAAACTGATAAAGATAGACTCTCCACACGGATTATCGATTTAATTGCTCCCATTGGTAAAGGTCAGCGCGGACTTTTGGTATCGCCGCCCAAGGCGGGTAAAACCGTGTTATTAAAGGCGATAGCCAATAGCGTTACCACAAACCACCCGGAAATTTATCTGATCGTGCTGCTTATAGATGAGCGACCCGAGGAAGTTACCGATATGGAACGCTCGGTGCGCGGCGATGTCATAAGCTCTACATTTGACGAGCCGCCGGAAAACCATGTGCGGGTGGCCGATCTGGTACTGGAACGGGCCAAACGACTGGTGGAACATGGTCGGGACGTGCTGATTCTGCTGGATAGTATTACCCGTCTGGCCCGGGCGCATAATTTAGTGGTACCGCCCAGCGGCCGCACGCTGAGCGGTGGCGTGGACCCGTCTTCTTTGCACAGGCCCAAGCGGTTTTTTGGGGCCGCCCGCAATTTGGAGGAAGGCGGATCTCTGACCATTTTAGCCACCGCGCTGGTGGAAACGGGCAGCCGTATGGACGATGTAATCTTTGAGGAATTCAAAGGTACGGGTAATATGGAGCTTATCTTGGATCGCCGTCTGGCTGAGCGGCGGCTTTTCCCGGCGGTTGACGTGCTGCGTTCCGGCACCCGGCGTGAAGACTTGCTGTTAAGCAAAGATGAGCTGGAGCTGAACTGGTATTTTCGCAAAGCAACCGCCGGTCTCTCACCCGCGGAAGCACTGGAACATATCACCGAGCGGCTGAAAAAAACCAAATCCAATGGCGATTTGCTCCGGGCCTTTCGTAATATTCGCGGGCAAAAAACAATCCCATCGGGGACAGCCAGTCTATAG
- a CDS encoding DUF2062 domain-containing protein: MKIIGRLRSYYNRVMDLPDAPTKVARGAALGVALDFLPIPIISIPIAYLVARVAGGNGLAGALAAAFFKWAVPFFYLLNVATGNLLLGFKLPEDLAVVAVTGTPGHWVDQLLQLGVPFLVGAVVNSIIAWLALYFVVRRLLVLRHSRKAMKRKEMKY, translated from the coding sequence TTGAAAATCATAGGGCGCCTCAGAAGTTATTACAACCGGGTAATGGACCTGCCGGATGCGCCCACCAAGGTGGCCCGTGGCGCAGCCCTCGGAGTTGCCCTTGATTTTTTACCTATTCCTATCATCAGCATTCCCATAGCTTATCTGGTAGCACGGGTGGCAGGCGGTAATGGTTTGGCCGGTGCCCTGGCGGCCGCATTCTTTAAGTGGGCGGTCCCCTTTTTCTATCTGTTAAACGTAGCCACGGGCAATCTGCTGCTGGGCTTTAAATTACCCGAGGATCTGGCGGTTGTCGCGGTGACGGGCACGCCCGGTCATTGGGTGGACCAGTTGCTGCAATTGGGTGTCCCTTTCTTGGTGGGAGCGGTGGTAAATTCTATAATAGCCTGGCTGGCGCTATATTTTGTGGTACGGCGCCTGCTGGTGCTCAGACATTCTCGTAAAGCCATGAAGCGCAAAGAAATGAAATACTAA
- the fsa gene encoding fructose-6-phosphate aldolase: MKLFIDSANVDEIRLANELGVISGVTTNPSLIAREGRDFVAVVREITAIVDGPISAEAVSIEAGPMIAEAEELAAIHPNIVVKIPMNGEGLKAVSALAQKGIKTNVTLIFSANQALLAALAGATYVSPFVGRLDDIGYDGLELVKDITEIYDLHGLETQIISASIRHPMHVTQSALAGAHIATVPYKVLLQMLKHPLTDLGIEKFLSDWAKVPKK, encoded by the coding sequence ATAAAACTATTCATAGATTCCGCCAATGTGGATGAGATCAGGTTGGCTAATGAATTGGGTGTGATCAGCGGTGTAACTACTAACCCGTCGTTAATTGCCCGGGAAGGACGGGACTTTGTTGCGGTGGTCCGGGAAATAACGGCTATTGTAGACGGTCCCATCAGTGCCGAGGCAGTGAGTATTGAGGCCGGGCCTATGATTGCCGAGGCCGAAGAATTGGCGGCCATTCATCCTAATATAGTGGTTAAGATACCCATGAACGGTGAAGGTCTGAAAGCTGTAAGTGCGCTGGCGCAAAAAGGTATTAAAACCAACGTTACTTTGATCTTTTCTGCCAACCAGGCCCTGCTGGCCGCTCTGGCCGGGGCAACTTACGTCAGCCCGTTTGTCGGCCGTCTGGATGATATCGGTTACGACGGTTTGGAGCTTGTCAAGGACATTACTGAGATCTATGACCTGCACGGCTTGGAAACGCAAATTATCTCCGCCAGCATCAGACATCCCATGCATGTGACGCAATCGGCCCTGGCCGGTGCGCATATTGCCACCGTGCCTTATAAGGTGCTGCTGCAAATGCTAAAACATCCCCTGACCGATTTAGGTATCGAAAAATTTTTGTCGGATTGGGCGAAAGTGCCCAAAAAGTAA
- a CDS encoding class II fructose-1,6-bisphosphate aldolase: MSLVPVSTLLKEAQAGGYAVGAFNCNNMEIVQAIAAAAEAEKAPVIMQASQGAIKYAGIEYITAMANVAAAMVSVPVALHLDHGTSFEQVMRCIRSGFSSVMIDGSKHSLKDNIALTRRVVEAARAVGVSVEAELGKIGGTEDDIHVNAADAFFTDPEEARVFVQETEVDALAIAIGTAHGRYKGEPKLDFARLEKIRSLVNIPIVLHGSSGVPEEAVREAIRLGVCKVNIDTNIREAFVDRCREVIDEYPDEIDPRKILGPAREAAVELIREKIRIFGSSGKA, translated from the coding sequence ATGAGTTTGGTTCCAGTAAGTACATTATTGAAAGAGGCGCAGGCGGGCGGTTATGCGGTTGGTGCTTTCAACTGCAATAATATGGAGATTGTACAGGCTATTGCAGCCGCTGCCGAAGCTGAAAAAGCGCCGGTTATTATGCAGGCCAGCCAGGGGGCTATAAAATATGCCGGAATTGAATATATCACTGCCATGGCCAATGTTGCCGCAGCTATGGTCAGTGTGCCCGTGGCGCTGCACTTGGATCACGGTACCAGTTTTGAGCAGGTGATGCGCTGCATTAGATCCGGATTTTCATCCGTGATGATCGACGGCTCCAAGCACTCGCTGAAAGATAATATTGCTTTGACCAGGCGGGTTGTAGAGGCCGCCAGGGCTGTGGGTGTTTCCGTTGAGGCGGAGTTGGGGAAAATAGGCGGTACAGAGGACGACATTCATGTCAACGCCGCCGATGCCTTCTTTACTGATCCTGAAGAAGCCCGGGTTTTTGTGCAGGAAACCGAAGTGGATGCGCTGGCCATTGCCATCGGTACCGCCCATGGCCGTTACAAGGGCGAGCCCAAGTTGGATTTTGCCCGGCTGGAAAAGATACGTTCCCTGGTAAACATCCCCATTGTGCTGCACGGTTCCTCGGGGGTGCCCGAAGAAGCCGTTCGGGAAGCTATTCGCCTGGGTGTATGTAAAGTAAACATTGACACTAATATCCGTGAAGCTTTTGTGGATCGTTGCCGGGAAGTTATTGACGAATATCCTGATGAAATAGATCCGCGCAAGATATTGGGTCCCGCCCGGGAAGCGGCGGTGGAGCTAATTAGGGAAAAAATAAGGATTTTCGGCAGCTCCGGTAAAGCTTAA
- a CDS encoding response regulator, whose product MPGQKYDILVVDDQAGLRRLICETLFGEGYMIDQAAGGLEAVEKLSRNKYRLILLDVKMPGMNGLDTLKEIRKINGDVPVVMMTAYDELNIAGDTGYGTGPVQHISKPFDLDDLRKLVRVNLSDDYDLLSQTIHG is encoded by the coding sequence ATGCCTGGTCAAAAGTATGACATACTTGTTGTTGATGACCAAGCCGGTTTACGCAGGTTAATTTGCGAGACTTTATTTGGTGAAGGGTATATGATTGATCAGGCTGCCGGCGGTCTTGAGGCAGTGGAAAAGCTAAGTCGGAATAAATATCGCCTTATTTTGTTGGACGTAAAAATGCCCGGGATGAACGGCCTGGATACTTTGAAAGAAATCAGGAAAATAAATGGCGATGTGCCGGTAGTGATGATGACTGCTTATGATGAATTGAATATAGCAGGGGATACCGGTTACGGAACCGGGCCGGTCCAACATATCAGCAAGCCTTTTGATTTGGATGACTTGCGTAAATTAGTGCGGGTTAACCTGTCAGATGACTATGATCTTTTGTCACAAACCATTCATGGCTAG
- a CDS encoding Yip1 family protein, which produces MDNPQNSNDQVRQTEPPVCRIPADERNMPVTDPVAPDDNNGKNVYPVEQKDNIVNNEQTKNNILDIFYGVLFEPARTFAGFAPRPPVIAIVIIFVALSLAESLTSILTTPVYLDKLNLDEVPGLAGAGHFIQSFGTAAVFLFGIIKWFFMAGLLHLLAELYGGSGSARGVFTVYGAAALPAVFMIPVQIIMGLVDAGQLFDFVTGLLTLGLYVWGIILLIIGLREVHHLSTGRAVLTVMTPWLMLLSLVLVTVIFIATVASNTMSSRII; this is translated from the coding sequence ATGGATAACCCGCAAAACAGTAACGACCAAGTCCGGCAGACCGAACCACCGGTTTGCCGCATACCGGCAGATGAGAGAAATATGCCGGTCACGGACCCGGTCGCTCCGGATGATAATAATGGGAAAAATGTATACCCGGTGGAGCAAAAGGACAATATCGTTAATAATGAACAAACTAAAAATAACATCTTGGACATTTTTTATGGAGTTCTTTTTGAGCCGGCACGGACATTTGCCGGTTTTGCCCCAAGACCCCCCGTTATTGCTATTGTAATTATTTTTGTGGCGCTCAGCCTGGCGGAGTCTTTAACAAGCATTTTAACTACCCCGGTATATCTTGATAAATTAAATTTGGACGAAGTACCCGGGCTGGCCGGCGCAGGCCATTTTATACAATCATTCGGTACCGCGGCCGTTTTTCTGTTTGGTATAATTAAATGGTTTTTTATGGCCGGTTTATTGCATCTGCTGGCGGAATTATACGGTGGCAGCGGCTCCGCGCGCGGTGTTTTTACCGTGTATGGAGCGGCCGCATTGCCCGCGGTATTTATGATACCGGTACAAATAATCATGGGTCTGGTTGATGCCGGGCAGCTGTTTGATTTTGTAACCGGGCTGTTAACCCTGGGGTTATATGTCTGGGGAATTATATTACTGATTATCGGACTGCGGGAAGTGCATCACCTAAGCACGGGCAGAGCGGTGCTCACCGTTATGACTCCCTGGTTAATGCTGTTATCCTTAGTTCTGGTGACTGTAATCTTCATCGCCACCGTTGCGTCAAACACCATGAGTTCGCGTATTATTTAG
- the sppA gene encoding signal peptide peptidase SppA, translating to MLKRKVVAGLIIGIALLSIMAAALYGKGDGKDYYGKRGSDGVIGVIQINGTIVSGVDSSSLFSAAAGSDVIMEQLRRAADDPAIKAVVLRLNTPGGTTGGSQEIALEVDRLRKAGKKVVASMGDVAASGGYWIACRCDKIVANPGTITGSIGVIMETQNLQGLYEKLGMDSVVFKSGPHKDMGSSSRVVTEQEQQIFQSMVDDMYKQFVATVSEGRGIDQAQVRELADGRIFTGSQALDNGLVDDLGNYYDALDMAADLAGIKGEPEVISLSPDYPWWGMLSGMQSESSSIYPWALLLFDKLQTGQAQSMRLK from the coding sequence ATGCTCAAACGTAAAGTGGTAGCCGGTCTTATTATAGGCATAGCCCTGCTGTCGATTATGGCCGCGGCTCTGTATGGTAAAGGCGATGGTAAAGATTACTACGGAAAACGCGGTTCCGATGGCGTGATAGGGGTTATTCAAATCAATGGTACGATTGTGAGCGGTGTTGATTCCAGTAGTTTATTCTCCGCCGCGGCCGGTTCGGATGTTATCATGGAGCAATTGCGCCGGGCCGCGGATGACCCCGCCATTAAAGCGGTGGTGCTGCGGCTGAATACACCCGGCGGTACGACGGGAGGATCGCAGGAAATTGCTCTGGAGGTGGACCGGCTGCGTAAAGCAGGTAAGAAAGTCGTTGCTTCCATGGGTGATGTGGCGGCTTCGGGAGGATATTGGATTGCCTGCCGGTGTGACAAAATAGTAGCCAATCCCGGTACTATTACCGGCAGTATTGGGGTAATTATGGAGACCCAAAATTTGCAGGGGCTTTACGAGAAGCTGGGCATGGATTCCGTGGTTTTTAAAAGCGGCCCGCACAAGGATATGGGATCATCCTCCCGGGTAGTTACCGAACAGGAACAACAGATTTTTCAAAGTATGGTAGACGATATGTATAAACAGTTTGTAGCCACGGTATCCGAAGGCAGGGGCATAGACCAGGCTCAAGTGCGGGAACTGGCCGACGGGCGGATTTTTACAGGCAGCCAGGCGCTGGACAACGGTCTTGTGGACGATTTGGGCAATTACTATGATGCTCTGGATATGGCGGCCGATTTAGCCGGCATCAAGGGAGAGCCCGAAGTGATTAGCTTATCGCCCGATTATCCTTGGTGGGGCATGTTGAGCGGCATGCAGAGCGAGTCTTCTTCAATTTACCCGTGGGCTTTGCTGCTGTTTGACAAGCTGCAGACGGGGCAGGCGCAAAGTATGCGACTCAAATAG